One window of Thermocoleostomius sinensis A174 genomic DNA carries:
- a CDS encoding chlorophyll a/b-binding protein — translation MTNPTPTENRSATNLPPVAREYNGVDRNAFLFGWKPQAELWNGRLAMIGFLAYLLWDIAGYSVVRDVLHLLPY, via the coding sequence ATGACGAACCCAACACCCACTGAAAACCGCTCTGCAACTAATCTGCCCCCCGTGGCTCGCGAATACAATGGTGTCGATCGCAATGCCTTTCTGTTTGGTTGGAAGCCACAAGCTGAACTGTGGAATGGCCGTCTAGCTATGATTGGATTCCTCGCTTACCTGCTGTGGGACATTGCTGGCTATAGCGTTGTCCGTGACGTGCTCCACCTTCTTCCTTACTAG